gatttcccttttatagtgtttatccttagggttagttcccttcaaaacctcaactgctaactgccagcactttggtctccacgtcccttgacttgaggaacaaggggaagaccacttcccacgttcagccataaagcagttagtgatttgactcaatcaaaccctaaaatatttctctaaaacagattttatttatctacaaaaacttaggagaatttttaggaaaataagttttgtttaaataaaataaaacgtaaatctattttatattaaatatgcaaaacttgtttttatttatgaaaatgttttccataaaaatcgcttccaataaaataaatgacctaattaaatcataagttccttgggtactctatataccattagcataattaatatttacataaaattctaagtacagtggactacctagactttatgtcttccctttgtctggaacttgcaactcagaagcttcagacgttccagtcaaggaacattgatgagttcctctctagctaacacaggaactcttggctatgagtctgtaatagttcttgtggatattcggaactcttgatatgtaactgtgttgctcctcttgtgacttcaaactggaacagatacaacttccagctctgaaactccattgactgttccaagtgtacctcaggaacttcaccagtttattcaagttcctatcctaatagaaacttgggcatatgcctgttcaaagtcatttagcaaccataatcaggaagtttgcaatatgtgtgtgtcatcaaccaaaacttaggaacaacacaTCTCAATGTGTTTAGTGCGCTGATGTTGAATAGGATTGCCGGAGAGATATATCGCACTTACATTGTCACAGTAGACCATTGTGGCTTTGTGAATAGGATTGTTGAGTTCCAGAAGGAGATTGCGGATCcaacaaaattcagaaacaACATTAGCCAGCCCTCTATACTCAGCTTTGGCACTAGAACGGGATAAAGTGGGTTGGCGTTTCGATGACCATGAGATGAGATTATCTCCAAGAAAGACACAATAGCCAGAGGTGGATCGCCTCGTGTCCGGACAACCGTCCCAATCGGCATCCGTGTATGAAACAAGGCTAGTAGTGGATGATTTGTATAAATGAAGGCCGAGAGAGATAGTGCCTTGAATGTACCTGATGATTCGTTTCAAAGCACGCAAGTGCTCATCACGGGGATCGTGCATATGTAGGCAGACTTGTTCGACTGCGTAGGAGATATCAGGTCTGGTAAATGTGAGATATTGAAGGGCGCCGGCAAGACTTCGATACTGGGTGGGGTCGGTGCAAGGAGTTCCGGACGTGGCACTAAGTTTGGAATGAGTGCCGACCGGTGTGGCGACGGGTGCACAAGACGACATGCCCGCCCGTTCTATGATCTCTTCGGCATATGTGCGCTGTGAAAGAAATAAGCCGGAGGCAGTACGAGTCACAGCAATGCCAAGAAAGTAACTTAGGCGACCCAAATCCTTCATATAAAATTCGGAACTAAGAAGAGACATAATATGACGGCGGAGAGCATCAGAAGAAGCTGTGAGAATGACGTCGTCAACATATAATAAGATATAGGCCGTGTCAGCACCATGATGGAATATAAAAAGAGAATAGTCAGACTTGCTATGGGTGAAACCAATGGTGTAAACATAATCAGCAAACCTTTGGTACCATGCCCGCGGagcctgtttcaagccatagaGAGATTTCTTCAACAAGCATACATAATCTGGATGTGATGGGTCTCGGAAACCCATTGGTTGGTGCATATAAACTGTTTCTTGCAAGTGACCATGTAAGAAAGCATTTTTGACATCCAACTGATGAATAGGCCAAGATTTAGATAATGCAATGCTGAAAACAGACCGAATGGTTACGGGCTTGATCACTGGGCTGAAAGTTTCATAGCAATCCACACCAACCTGTTGAGATTGTCAATCACCTACAAGACGGGCTTTATGCCGCTCAAAAGCACCATTAGATTTACGTTTATGACGAAAAATCCATAAAGAGCGAATAATATTAACATCAACAGGACGAGGTACTAACTCCCACGTCTCATTTTTAATAAGAGCATTATATGCATCCAATATTTCCTCTTTCCAATTCGGGTCGGATAAGGCCGCCTTCGGGTTACGGGGAATAGGGGAGATGGTAACTGTGGCGGAAAAATTTAGGGGCCGTTTGGGTTTGAATATGCCGTTTGAGGACCGAGTGGCCATGCGTCGCCTGGGCTGGACCGAGGCAGCAATAGCACGAGGTTGTTCGGTGGGCTGGGAGATAGATGGGCTGGAGGTGGGGCTGGTATGAGCAGGGACCAGCGGACTTGGGGCAGGAGAGGAATGGGCCGAAGAGGGGGAGCCCAATGGAGAGGAGCATGTTGTGTTTGGGGCTAATAGTGGTGCGGGAGTGGGCTGGGCCGTGGCTGGCTGTGTCGTTGGACACAAGGGAGATGGAAGATTAGCTTCCAGGAACTCATAAGCTGGGCTAGAGTTAGTTTTAATTTCTGAAAATGGAAATTTTATCTCATCAAAAATCACATGCCGAGAAATGAATATTTTGCCACTCGATAAGTCATAACATTTATACCCCCTATGATTTTGTGGATAGCCCAAGAAAACACAAGGAACTGACCGGGATTGCAGCTTAGTGATTGTTGTAGAGGGAAATAGTGGAAAACATAAACACCCGAAAACCCGTAGATGAGAGTAGGAGGGGTCCTTTTTGTAAAGGATTTGGGTAGGAGATTTATGGTTCAATAGCTTGGTCGGTAAAATGTTATGGAGATAGGTAGCCATTTGAAGCGTGTGATGCTAAAAGGATGGAGGCATGGAGGAGCGCGCAAGAAGGGTGCGAATTAAATTATTGATTGTTCGTATTTTTCTTTCGGCTTTGCCATTTTGGGAAGAGGTATGAGGGCAGGAGAAACGAAAATTAAACCATCCCATTTTTCgaacaaaataatttaaaagatgCATTGTCATATTCCCGCCCATTGTCACATTGAAAACATTTAATCGAGCGCTCAAATTGAGTGCGGATGAAGTTACTAAATAGAAGAAAAGTAGGGTAGACTTGGGACTTTGCTCCTAATGGAAAAGTCCACAAAAAATTTGTAAAATCATCCAAAAATAAAATGTAATACTTGCGACTCGCGGAGCTTAAGACCGGAGAGGTCCATAAATCACTATGACAAATATCAAATGGCAGTAGAGTTCGAGAGATAGAATCAGAAAATGGTAACTTGACAAGTTTACCAAAAACACACGACTGACAAACTGATGAGTTCGAAATTCGATTACAATcaatgaaattattatttttgagaGAATGTAAAACTAAAGATCCCGGATGTCCCAATCTGTCGTGCCATAGAGTGGGAGACAAGGCAGTGAACACGGATGGGCGGTGGGCTTGATTTGTGGTGATGATAGGATAGAGGTCCCCGGTGCTATTACATCGCATTCGATGCATCCCTGTCTGAAGGTCCTTCACAGAAAACCCAAAAGGATCAAACTCAATAGAAACATTATTATCAATGGTAAATCGTCGAACAGAGACTAAGTTCTTTATGAGTTGGAGAGCATGAAGGACATTTTTAAGGTGGAGGGAGGAATTGGGGAGTGATTTATATCCATAGCCGCGAATTGGAATTTCATGACCATTACCAACAACAATATTACGATTAATGCTCATATTAAAATAAGGGGAGAGAGTACCTCCATTCGCGGTCATATGTGATGTGGCACCGGTATCCATGTACCAATTATCATCCGGTGTATGGAGAGACATGGTATCCATGGCTGCCTCAATATCAGTAGGAGCATAAGAGGGTGGACCTTGAACTGAATAAGCATGCTGAGGTCGGGCACCGAGAATGCCTGGTTGCCGTGGTGAAAACCCGCGGACCTGCTGCTGCATGGGATACGGGCAAGGAGGGGTAGCCCAGTTCTGTTGTTTCACCTGTGGCACGTGTGGGACCTACTGCCAGGATCCCCACTGTTGCTGCACCGGTTGTCCACCGCCGGTTTGTGACCCGGAGCTGCTGCCTCCATTACCACCGCCTTTATGTTTGCCCCGACCACCCTTCTTACCATTGTTGTGTCCCCGACCACCGTGGTGGCCTCCACGACGCGGTTGGCTAGATCGGTGGGGAGAAGGTGGCGGACCATCAGAATCCTCGTGAGGGTTGGAAGCAAAGAGAGCGGCGCCGTCAAGGGAAGCACCAGAATCGGCCTGTTGGGCCTTGTGCTTCTCCTCCATACACAAACTCGATCTGGCCTCTGTGAAAGAGGGCGAAGGTTTTGCCCGAGAAAGATTAATTGCCATACCGTGATAGTTGGCATTAAGGCCAGCAATGAGACGCAACACGAGCCTATTGTTAGAGACCAGAGCACCGACGCCGGCGAGTTGATCAGCTAGGGTTTTTAGTTCAAGACAGTACGCATCCATGTTTGAGCAATTGTCAAGTTTTACGGTATTAAATTGCTGTTCCAAAAATACGGCACGTGAGAAATGAGACGAAGACTTTCCCAAGATTTCATGGCGGTGGTGTCGGGAACAATAATGGTGCTCAAAAGGTCGTGCGAAATTGTACCGTATATCGATTGTAGGACTGCAACATCGAGTCGTTGCCATTCCGCAATGTCAGAGGCTGATTGGTCCTTGACAGTTTCGCCGGCAGCAGGAGGAGGGGGCGGAATAATATGGTCAATGACCCGGTGCACACGGCAGTGGAGTTTAAAAAGTTCTGCCCAATGAGAGTATTGGCCTTTGTCCAACTCTAGAAGAATAGGAACAGCGTTTTTGATGTTGGAGAGAGAAGGGTGAGAGTTGTCAGCCATGGTGAAAGAGAAGAGAAGGAGGAAGAAGATGGAAAACGGCAGAACGTAATTAGGTTCAGGAGGAGAGAGGGCCTGATACCATGTAGGAAAAAATCCTTGAGTATTCTATTCATTATGTCAGCATATTTATACAAGGGATTACAAGAGATATTAGGGATTACAAGATTATCTACTTgctataattaaatatatacaatatatttatcagcgggcacgcgacgacgagcaagggagctcgtcgcccgtgcggtacgaatgcagcgagcaacgagcaaCGAGCTATGCGGCACGCAAGGATCTAGGCCTAGTCGTGCATGctaggcgatgggcgagggtaGTGGGCACACAACGCTAAGCatgatgcgtgtgggcagcagtgcgctgcgccacgacgcaccaaGCCTGCCGAAGGGTAGGCAGCCACGACACAGCACcaagctgcgcgcagcgtagccctcaaggctgcgtgtgtgcgtggcgaTGGGGCGTGTGTGTGATGTCCCTGTGCGAGCCATGGGAAACGATCAATGGCATTAGGCAatggcctcgtagctcgatggggcttgggcgcaagcccaagtgcctcgtcttgcaaactattgatgcgtttcgttttaattttaaatttttagttccgaaataattttaattaattttaaaattaataatttaaattgttttctcggattttaatttcgaatattataattattataaattttaatttatactaattattttactaaaattaaaccttgaattaatttaaatttatttaatccaactgaaaaataaattaaataaatggattcgattataattttatatgagctttaaattttaattaaacttgtatgtttccggttagactagaaatacatttgtttaattaaacttgtatgtttaaaattagtaaagcatataaagttattggtttaagtgggagcaattttagtcataaactcttgattaggtctacaagtcctttaaggttaaactactcgattagaattaataaggactgaataattggtagattattggtgcccttgattaattgcagcaaatatttatgtgatgcatacaacgtgttttactaaccagctacgtgggccattcatgataatgaatggatgaatggtatataatgtatatgtactgttttgcaggttatgaagtgactagtatggcccaaataggatagaaaatatggtctgcgtaccattaatttgaatgtaattggtctaat
This Spinacia oleracea cultivar Varoflay chromosome 6, BTI_SOV_V1, whole genome shotgun sequence DNA region includes the following protein-coding sequences:
- the LOC110787321 gene encoding uncharacterized protein; amino-acid sequence: MDAYCLELKTLADQLAGVGALVSNNRLVLRLIAGLNANYHGMAINLSRAKPSPSFTEARSSLCMEEKHKAQQADSGASLDGAALFASNPHEDSDGPPPSPHRSSQPRRGGHHGGRGHNNGKKGGRGKHKGGGNGGSSSGSQTGGGQPVQQQWGSWQ